A genome region from Musa acuminata AAA Group cultivar baxijiao chromosome BXJ3-5, Cavendish_Baxijiao_AAA, whole genome shotgun sequence includes the following:
- the LOC135581433 gene encoding barley B recombinant-like protein D isoform X2, translated as MAPQHHLKENQTIKLIKAERDKALQERDLAISEKKAALVERDMAYLQRDAAIAERNNAIVERDNAIASLEYARENGMSASCGPGCPSGHHGSKHTYHYHHQQHLQHIHPPSQQLVDASGQKKDAQGEMFPISAASETGVKALKAKRGGKGTKVQSSSLKKPRKSKRGGGDNLSKQVTIAKKAGEWRGEVGIGEDLTKQVSMAKHHEWKSQDLGLNQVAYDDTTMPVPVCSCTGKYRQCYKWGNGGWQSACCTMTLSMYPLPVMPNKRHARVGGRKMSGSAFRKLLSRLASEGHDLSLPVDLREHWAKHGTNRYITIK; from the coding sequence ATGGCACCTCAGCATCACCTGAAGGAAAACCAGACCATAAAACTCATCAAAGCCGAACGCGACAAAGCTCTTCAAGAACGTGATCTTGCCATTTCTGAGAAAAAAGCTGCTTTGGTTGAACGGGACATGGCATATCTCCAGCGGGATGCTGCAATTGCTGAGAGGAATAATGCCATTGTAGAACGTGACAATGCTATTGCATCTCTTGAATATGCACGTGAGAATGGCATGAGTGCTAGCTGTGGACCTGGATGCCCTTCTGGTCACCATGGATCTAAACACACGTACCACTACCACCACCAGCAGCATCTTCAGCATATCCATCCTCCATCACAACAGTTGGTAGATGCCTCTGGCCAAAAAAAGGATGCACAAGGTGAGATGTTTCCCATATCAGCTGCTTCAGAGACTGGAGTGAAGGCCCTGAAGGCCAAAAGGGGAGGGAAGGGGACCAAAGTCCAATCGTCTTCATTAAAGAAACCTAGGAAGAGTAAAAGGGGTGGAGGTGACAATTTGAGCAAGCAGGTCACGATTGCAAAGAAAGCTGGGGAGTGGAGAGGTGAAGTTGGAATAGGGGAGGATCTGACAAAGCAGGTTTCGATGGCAAAGCATCATGAGTGGAAGAGTCAAGACCTGGGCCTGAACCAGGTGGCATATGATGACACGACGATGCCGGTTCCTGTTTGCTCATGCACTGGGAAATACCGCCAATGCTACAAATGGGGGAATGGAGGATGGCAGTCTGCCTGTTGCACAATGACACTTTCCATGTACCCACTACCGGTGATGCCCAACAAGCGGCATGCCCGTGTTGGGGGGCGCAAGATGAGTGGAAGTGCATTCAGAAAGCTTCTAAGCAGGCTTGCATCAGAGGGCCATGATCTATCTCTACCAGTGGACCTGAGGGAACACTGGGCCAAGCATGGCACAAATCGGTACATTACTATCAAGTGA
- the LOC135581433 gene encoding barley B recombinant-like protein D isoform X1 produces MDEGGQRGNGRYKTDQYKPSHAQWMAPQHHLKENQTIKLIKAERDKALQERDLAISEKKAALVERDMAYLQRDAAIAERNNAIVERDNAIASLEYARENGMSASCGPGCPSGHHGSKHTYHYHHQQHLQHIHPPSQQLVDASGQKKDAQGEMFPISAASETGVKALKAKRGGKGTKVQSSSLKKPRKSKRGGGDNLSKQVTIAKKAGEWRGEVGIGEDLTKQVSMAKHHEWKSQDLGLNQVAYDDTTMPVPVCSCTGKYRQCYKWGNGGWQSACCTMTLSMYPLPVMPNKRHARVGGRKMSGSAFRKLLSRLASEGHDLSLPVDLREHWAKHGTNRYITIK; encoded by the exons ATGGATGAGGGTGGGCAGAGGGGGAATGGGAGATACAAGACTGACCAATACAAACCATCTCATGCACAG TGGATGGCACCTCAGCATCACCTGAAGGAAAACCAGACCATAAAACTCATCAAAGCCGAACGCGACAAAGCTCTTCAAGAACGTGATCTTGCCATTTCTGAGAAAAAAGCTGCTTTGGTTGAACGGGACATGGCATATCTCCAGCGGGATGCTGCAATTGCTGAGAGGAATAATGCCATTGTAGAACGTGACAATGCTATTGCATCTCTTGAATATGCACGTGAGAATGGCATGAGTGCTAGCTGTGGACCTGGATGCCCTTCTGGTCACCATGGATCTAAACACACGTACCACTACCACCACCAGCAGCATCTTCAGCATATCCATCCTCCATCACAACAGTTGGTAGATGCCTCTGGCCAAAAAAAGGATGCACAAGGTGAGATGTTTCCCATATCAGCTGCTTCAGAGACTGGAGTGAAGGCCCTGAAGGCCAAAAGGGGAGGGAAGGGGACCAAAGTCCAATCGTCTTCATTAAAGAAACCTAGGAAGAGTAAAAGGGGTGGAGGTGACAATTTGAGCAAGCAGGTCACGATTGCAAAGAAAGCTGGGGAGTGGAGAGGTGAAGTTGGAATAGGGGAGGATCTGACAAAGCAGGTTTCGATGGCAAAGCATCATGAGTGGAAGAGTCAAGACCTGGGCCTGAACCAGGTGGCATATGATGACACGACGATGCCGGTTCCTGTTTGCTCATGCACTGGGAAATACCGCCAATGCTACAAATGGGGGAATGGAGGATGGCAGTCTGCCTGTTGCACAATGACACTTTCCATGTACCCACTACCGGTGATGCCCAACAAGCGGCATGCCCGTGTTGGGGGGCGCAAGATGAGTGGAAGTGCATTCAGAAAGCTTCTAAGCAGGCTTGCATCAGAGGGCCATGATCTATCTCTACCAGTGGACCTGAGGGAACACTGGGCCAAGCATGGCACAAATCGGTACATTACTATCAAGTGA